In Streptomyces sp. NBC_01717, one DNA window encodes the following:
- a CDS encoding type II toxin-antitoxin system Phd/YefM family antitoxin, with protein sequence MAYEIPVTQARAELAELINRVVYGGERVVVTRHGKPLVALVSAADLERLENEEAAAEEQVISSVSSIGSAASAPGERRRFGIAAEHRGGPTRATDGL encoded by the coding sequence ATGGCCTACGAGATTCCGGTGACGCAAGCCCGAGCTGAGCTCGCCGAACTGATCAACCGCGTCGTCTACGGCGGCGAGCGAGTCGTGGTGACCCGGCACGGCAAGCCGCTGGTGGCGCTCGTTTCGGCCGCTGACCTGGAGCGACTCGAGAACGAAGAAGCGGCTGCCGAGGAACAGGTGATCAGCTCGGTCTCCTCGATCGGCTCCGCCGCGTCCGCTCCGGGCGAACGGCGGCGCTTCGGCATCGCGGCGGAACACCGGGGCGGACCGACCCGGGCAACTGACGGCCTGTGA
- a CDS encoding TetR/AcrR family transcriptional regulator: MARVSQAHLDARRRQILDGAARCFARNGFHGTSMQDVLHEVGLSAGAVYRYFSGKDDLIAAIAGEAVGGVRQAFEEAARVGPPPAPDVLIGRVTRTLFSGETHGMDRRAYAGLIVQVWSETLRSERLAATLGEAYGGLRLAWAELVEVYREAGILTADVPSDHVARTLIATAQGFIVQLAMFGDTAPEVLENGLRGLMSMDLQKIS; encoded by the coding sequence ATGGCTCGCGTATCCCAGGCACACCTCGACGCCCGCCGTCGGCAGATCCTCGACGGTGCCGCACGCTGCTTCGCGCGGAACGGCTTCCACGGCACCTCCATGCAGGACGTGCTGCACGAGGTCGGGCTCTCGGCGGGTGCGGTCTACCGCTACTTCAGCGGCAAGGACGACCTGATCGCGGCCATCGCCGGAGAGGCGGTCGGCGGTGTCCGGCAGGCGTTCGAGGAGGCGGCCCGGGTCGGTCCGCCACCCGCCCCCGATGTCCTGATCGGCCGCGTGACGCGGACGCTGTTCAGCGGCGAGACCCACGGAATGGACCGACGGGCCTACGCCGGGCTGATCGTGCAGGTGTGGTCCGAGACCCTGCGCAGCGAGCGGCTCGCCGCCACCCTCGGCGAGGCGTACGGAGGGCTGCGACTGGCCTGGGCCGAGCTGGTCGAGGTCTACCGCGAGGCCGGCATTCTGACCGCCGACGTGCCGTCCGATCATGTGGCCCGCACCCTGATCGCCACCGCCCAGGGATTCATCGTGCAGTTGGCCATGTTCGGGGACACCGCGCCCGAGGTGCTGGAGAACGGCCTGCGCGGCCTGATGTCCATGGACCTGCAAAAGATCAGTTAA
- a CDS encoding ABC transporter permease, which produces MSTTPNRRMVAVVLLIPVVVTIALWAFAWPAARIAPRNLPLGIAGSAPAADRLQQQLEQHRDAFEIHRFDDGAEARAAIEDRVVYGAVVITPKGPQLLTASAASPMVAQLLREAVTARALAGSQVRVTDVVAAPAGDPRGSALGASILPLAIAGVAAGSAVTMLRLRGGRAAGALIGVAALVGIAAAALTGSWLGAITGDWWTEAGALGLTVLAIGATVAGLAALIGLSGVGLGALLMVLLGNPFSGITSAPELLPQPLGAVGQLLPPGAGGSLLRSVAFFDGSAAGGAALTLGLWAAAGLTAVLVGGRRRTPTTAAPASGAPEPALAG; this is translated from the coding sequence ATGTCCACCACTCCGAACCGCCGCATGGTGGCGGTCGTCCTCCTGATCCCCGTGGTGGTGACCATCGCGCTCTGGGCCTTCGCCTGGCCCGCCGCCCGGATCGCACCACGGAACCTCCCTCTGGGCATCGCGGGCTCCGCACCGGCCGCCGACCGGCTCCAGCAGCAGCTCGAGCAGCACCGGGACGCCTTCGAGATCCACCGCTTCGATGACGGGGCCGAAGCCCGCGCCGCCATCGAGGACCGGGTCGTATACGGCGCGGTCGTGATCACACCGAAGGGGCCGCAGCTGCTGACCGCCTCGGCGGCGAGCCCGATGGTGGCCCAGCTGCTCCGCGAGGCCGTCACCGCCCGGGCCTTGGCCGGCAGCCAGGTGCGGGTCACCGATGTCGTGGCGGCTCCTGCCGGGGATCCGCGCGGCAGCGCGCTCGGCGCGAGCATCCTGCCGCTGGCGATCGCGGGTGTCGCCGCCGGATCCGCCGTCACGATGCTGAGGCTGCGCGGCGGCCGGGCCGCCGGGGCACTGATCGGCGTCGCCGCGCTCGTCGGGATCGCCGCCGCAGCCCTCACGGGCAGCTGGCTCGGGGCGATCACGGGCGACTGGTGGACCGAGGCCGGGGCGCTCGGGCTCACCGTGCTGGCCATCGGCGCGACCGTGGCCGGGCTTGCCGCACTGATCGGCCTGTCCGGGGTCGGGCTCGGCGCCCTGCTGATGGTGCTGCTGGGCAACCCGTTCTCCGGCATCACCAGCGCACCCGAGCTGCTGCCTCAGCCGCTCGGCGCCGTCGGGCAGTTGCTGCCACCGGGGGCGGGCGGGTCGCTGTTGCGGTCGGTCGCCTTCTTCGACGGCAGTGCGGCAGGCGGCGCGGCGCTGACACTCGGCCTGTGGGCGGCGGCCGGACTGACCGCGGTCCTCGTCGGGGGCCGACGCCGGACACCCACGACAGCGGCCCCCGCATCCGGCGCCCCGGAGCCGGCCCTGGCGGGCTGA
- a CDS encoding LysE family translocator: MDAQLIAFIGVAAGMVALPGADFTVVVRNALASRVAGVATALGVAGGLLVHTALAVAGLAAVLVTVPALFRTVQILGGAYVLYLGISALHAARRRTTDGGSDADSGSDAGRAGRPSVTGARRALRQGFLTNALNPKAPVLFLSLLPQFVPDGQPPVPRTLLLATVVVLLALIWFPAVALLVDRLGRWLRRPRAARAIEGGSGAALTALGLALVTGPLLH, translated from the coding sequence ATGGATGCACAACTGATCGCCTTCATAGGGGTCGCCGCCGGGATGGTGGCACTGCCGGGCGCCGACTTCACCGTGGTCGTACGGAACGCTCTCGCCTCACGCGTGGCCGGGGTGGCGACGGCGCTCGGCGTTGCCGGCGGACTGCTCGTCCACACCGCGCTGGCCGTCGCCGGGCTCGCGGCGGTTCTGGTCACCGTGCCCGCGCTGTTCCGTACCGTGCAGATTCTCGGCGGGGCGTACGTCCTCTATCTCGGGATCAGCGCCCTGCACGCGGCACGGCGCCGGACCACGGACGGGGGCTCGGACGCGGACTCGGGCTCGGACGCGGGGCGGGCCGGTCGGCCTTCCGTGACCGGAGCCCGACGCGCGCTGCGCCAGGGCTTTCTGACCAACGCCCTCAATCCGAAGGCGCCCGTGCTCTTTCTCAGCCTGCTGCCGCAGTTCGTTCCGGACGGGCAGCCGCCCGTGCCCCGGACCCTGCTGCTGGCCACCGTCGTCGTGCTGCTCGCGCTGATCTGGTTCCCGGCCGTGGCACTCCTGGTGGACCGCCTGGGCCGGTGGCTGCGCCGGCCGCGTGCCGCCCGCGCCATCGAGGGCGGCAGCGGCGCGGCGCTCACCGCGCTGGGGCTGGCGTTGGTCACCGGGCCCCTGCTGCACTGA
- a CDS encoding urease subunit beta, with protein MIPGETLHADGTVPLNPGRPVTRLTVLNAADRPVQVGSHYHFAEANPGLEFDRRAAHGLRLNIAAGTAVRFEPGIPVDIELVPLAGRRIVPGLRGETGGALDG; from the coding sequence ATGATTCCCGGAGAGACCCTCCACGCGGACGGGACCGTGCCGCTCAACCCGGGCCGCCCGGTCACCCGCCTCACCGTCCTCAACGCCGCCGACCGGCCCGTCCAGGTCGGCTCGCACTACCACTTCGCCGAGGCCAACCCCGGCCTCGAATTCGACCGTCGGGCCGCCCACGGCCTGCGGCTGAACATCGCCGCCGGGACCGCGGTCCGCTTCGAGCCCGGCATCCCCGTCGACATCGAACTCGTGCCCCTCGCCGGACGGCGCATCGTCCCGGGCCTGCGCGGCGAAACCGGAGGTGCCCTCGATGGCTGA
- a CDS encoding ATP-dependent Clp protease proteolytic subunit yields the protein MFRPAARYVLPEFTERTTDGTRTLDPYSKLLAERIVFLGTPVDDTAATDLIAQFMYLEHAAPDRPISLYINSPGGSFDAMAAIYDTMEYLTCEMETFCLGQAGSSAALLLAAGAPGRRHALPGARVVVQQPALPEPLQGQPSDLEIEARELIRVREQLTLLLARHTGRAAERIAADIERDLILDAPGAKAYGLVDHVLENRKTSLPPNGAR from the coding sequence ATGTTCCGCCCTGCCGCCCGTTACGTACTGCCCGAGTTCACCGAGCGCACGACCGACGGGACCCGCACCCTCGACCCGTACTCGAAGCTGCTCGCCGAACGGATCGTCTTCCTCGGCACCCCGGTCGACGACACCGCCGCCACCGACCTGATCGCGCAGTTCATGTACCTGGAACACGCGGCACCCGACCGCCCCATCTCCCTCTACATCAACTCCCCCGGCGGCTCGTTCGACGCCATGGCAGCGATCTACGACACGATGGAGTACCTCACCTGCGAGATGGAGACCTTCTGCCTCGGACAGGCCGGTTCCAGCGCGGCCCTGCTGCTCGCCGCGGGTGCCCCCGGCCGGCGGCACGCCCTCCCCGGGGCCAGGGTCGTCGTGCAGCAGCCCGCGCTTCCCGAGCCGCTGCAGGGCCAGCCGTCCGATCTCGAGATCGAGGCACGGGAACTGATCCGCGTCCGTGAGCAGCTCACCCTCCTGCTGGCCCGTCACACCGGCCGAGCTGCCGAGCGGATCGCCGCGGACATCGAGCGCGATCTCATCCTCGACGCCCCGGGCGCCAAGGCGTACGGCCTGGTGGACCACGTACTGGAGAACCGCAAGACCTCGCTCCCGCCGAACGGTGCGAGGTGA
- a CDS encoding ATP-binding protein, producing the protein MADHQEASVTLPSEPLSVSSARRYVAEVLADWGLPDDTETADAIRLIVSELTTNAVQHTFGQSPTFTVDLRLEREEQLHLGVTDSHPRWPQRLPAAVRQDNGRGMVIIRCLAKECGGRLTVTPTAEGGKTVWIELPWTLPVQT; encoded by the coding sequence ATGGCAGACCATCAAGAAGCAAGCGTCACTCTGCCGAGCGAGCCGCTCTCGGTCTCCTCGGCCCGCAGGTACGTGGCGGAAGTGCTCGCCGACTGGGGTCTCCCCGATGACACGGAGACTGCCGACGCCATCCGGCTCATCGTCTCCGAGCTCACCACCAACGCCGTCCAGCACACCTTCGGTCAGTCGCCCACCTTCACCGTGGACCTGCGGCTGGAGCGGGAGGAGCAACTGCATCTCGGGGTGACGGACAGTCATCCCCGCTGGCCCCAGCGACTGCCCGCCGCCGTGCGGCAGGACAACGGGCGCGGCATGGTGATCATTCGCTGTCTGGCCAAGGAATGCGGCGGACGCCTCACGGTCACGCCGACCGCCGAGGGAGGCAAGACCGTCTGGATCGAGCTCCCCTGGACGCTCCCCGTCCAGACCTGA
- a CDS encoding LysR family transcriptional regulator, whose amino-acid sequence MFDPTRLSALVAVAEAGSITRAAARLGYTAPALSQQLAKLEREAGATLLVRHHRGARLTAAGELLVVRARRVLDEMDQARHELTRLAGLSGGRLRVGTFTTAGVHLLPPVLSAFRRAHPDVELTVADYEPPDGIAAVAAGEVDLALTHAYEPASAVPLPSGLCVEPLLVEELLLITAVGQMLSGGTGRLPVTELAGRPLISSAPAHPPRRGVENALAEAGATPAVVCESPGYALVCALVSAGIGMAVVPEMVAAMAPTPLSVRRLEPAAFRRTISVVHHGDRASGAAATLCALLRGGFGRAAGQ is encoded by the coding sequence ATGTTCGACCCGACACGCCTTTCGGCACTGGTGGCGGTCGCCGAGGCCGGTTCGATCACGCGCGCCGCCGCCCGGCTCGGCTACACCGCTCCCGCGCTCTCCCAGCAGCTCGCCAAGCTGGAGCGGGAGGCGGGCGCCACGCTGCTGGTCCGCCACCACCGCGGCGCGCGTCTTACGGCCGCGGGCGAGCTGCTGGTCGTACGCGCCCGACGAGTCCTCGACGAGATGGACCAGGCCCGGCACGAACTGACCCGGCTCGCCGGGCTCTCCGGCGGACGCCTCCGGGTCGGCACGTTCACCACCGCGGGCGTCCATCTGCTGCCGCCCGTACTGAGCGCCTTCCGCCGCGCCCACCCCGACGTGGAACTGACCGTCGCGGACTACGAGCCACCTGACGGAATCGCGGCGGTGGCCGCGGGCGAGGTCGATCTCGCGCTGACCCACGCGTACGAGCCGGCGTCCGCGGTGCCGCTGCCGTCCGGCCTCTGCGTCGAACCGCTGCTGGTCGAGGAGCTGCTGCTGATCACGGCGGTCGGACAGATGCTGTCCGGGGGAACGGGGCGACTGCCGGTGACGGAACTGGCCGGCCGGCCGCTGATCAGCAGCGCTCCGGCCCATCCGCCCCGCCGGGGGGTGGAGAACGCCCTGGCCGAGGCGGGGGCGACACCTGCCGTGGTGTGCGAGTCACCGGGCTATGCGCTGGTGTGCGCCCTGGTCAGTGCGGGGATCGGGATGGCGGTGGTGCCTGAGATGGTCGCCGCCATGGCGCCGACGCCCCTGTCCGTGCGACGGCTGGAACCCGCGGCTTTCCGGCGGACCATCTCGGTGGTGCACCACGGCGACCGGGCGAGTGGGGCGGCCGCGACGCTCTGCGCACTGCTGCGCGGCGGCTTCGGCAGGGCTGCTGGGCAGTGA
- a CDS encoding urease subunit gamma, which produces MQLTPHEQERLLIHVAADVAERRRARGLRLNHPEAVALITAHLLEGARDGRTVSELMASGRKVLTRDDVMDGIPEMIHDVQVEATFPDGTKLVTVHDPIV; this is translated from the coding sequence TTGCAACTGACCCCGCACGAGCAAGAACGGCTGCTCATCCATGTGGCCGCCGACGTGGCGGAGAGGCGTCGGGCGCGTGGACTGCGGCTCAACCACCCCGAAGCGGTGGCGCTGATCACCGCGCATCTGCTGGAGGGCGCCCGCGACGGCCGTACGGTCTCCGAACTGATGGCGTCCGGGCGGAAGGTACTCACCCGCGACGACGTCATGGACGGGATCCCCGAGATGATCCACGACGTCCAGGTCGAGGCCACCTTCCCGGACGGCACCAAGCTGGTCACCGTCCATGATCCGATCGTCTGA
- a CDS encoding C40 family peptidase, producing the protein MSAQVHVPSLLTRAGTATVLTLAAVGGSVIAPGSVAEAQAVARSAKALNIAASKKGSPYRYGATGPHRFDCSGLTMYAFKRVGKKLPRTAQQQYNKTRHISASQRRRGDLVFFHWGPSVFHVGIYAGRGRIWHSPKTGAVVRLEKIWTRSVWYGRVR; encoded by the coding sequence ATGAGTGCGCAGGTTCATGTCCCGTCTCTGCTCACCCGGGCCGGCACCGCCACGGTTCTGACGCTCGCCGCCGTCGGCGGCTCCGTGATCGCCCCCGGCAGTGTGGCCGAAGCCCAGGCCGTGGCTCGTTCGGCGAAGGCGCTCAACATCGCCGCGTCGAAGAAGGGATCGCCGTACCGGTACGGGGCCACGGGTCCCCACCGCTTCGACTGTTCGGGTCTGACGATGTACGCGTTCAAAAGGGTGGGCAAGAAGCTCCCCCGCACCGCCCAGCAGCAGTACAACAAGACCCGGCACATCTCGGCCTCACAGCGGCGCCGCGGCGATCTGGTCTTCTTCCACTGGGGGCCCAGCGTCTTCCACGTGGGGATCTACGCCGGTAGGGGCAGGATCTGGCACTCGCCGAAGACCGGCGCCGTGGTGCGGCTGGAGAAGATCTGGACGAGGAGTGTCTGGTACGGACGGGTCCGCTGA